A region of the Burkholderia pyrrocinia genome:
AGCGATGAGGACGTCGCGCAGGTGGTGGTCACGGACAGCAATGGCCAGCCGTTCGCGACGTGGCAGTTGCCTGCCGGCAGCCAGATCGCCCGACTGGAGCGCGTCGTCGCCGATCTTGCGCTGCCGGGGCCCGTGACGGTCCCGGTGATGCACGACGGCATCATCGTCGGCCACGTCGTCGTGCGCGGCCGCGGGCACCAGTTCTTCGGCTTCCTGCTCGGTGGCGTGGGCGGCATTCTCGGCTGTCTTGTCGTCAGTGTGTTCGGTGCCTATGTCAGCTCGAAGCGGCTGCTGCGCAACATCGTTTCGCCGCTGCGCGCGCTGGCCGGCGTGGCCCACGCCGTGCGGCGCGAGCGTGCATTCGCGCAACGGGTCGAGCCCGTCGCGATCGCCGAACTGAACCAGCTCGGCGACGACTTCAATGCGTTGCTCGACGAATTCGAAGACTGGCAGAACACGCTGCGCGACGAAAACGCGTCGCTCGAATACAAGGCGACGCACGACGCGCTTACGGGCTTGCCCAACCGCGTGCAGTTCGAGTCGCGCCTCGCGCTCGCCCTCTGCGAAGCCGGGGTGACGGGCCAGCGGGTCGGCATCCTGTATCTGGACTGCGACCGCTTCAAGGAGATCAACGATTGCCTCGGCCACGACGCGGGTGACGCGGTGCTGATCGGCATCGCTGAGCGACTGC
Encoded here:
- a CDS encoding diguanylate cyclase domain-containing protein — its product is MTRFAFHISSSHVSRPTLQSVLRRAHLRLAFVAVAMAAVSLIVVAVIALRAYAGNNLNLLARSLGYTVEAALVFGDRVAANEAIGLIASDEDVAQVVVTDSNGQPFATWQLPAGSQIARLERVVADLALPGPVTVPVMHDGIIVGHVVVRGRGHQFFGFLLGGVGGILGCLVVSVFGAYVSSKRLLRNIVSPLRALAGVAHAVRRERAFAQRVEPVAIAELNQLGDDFNALLDEFEDWQNTLRDENASLEYKATHDALTGLPNRVQFESRLALALCEAGVTGQRVGILYLDCDRFKEINDCLGHDAGDAVLIGIAERLRAQVRDADLVARLGGDEFAVMLSAVRDAGSVCRIADEILSGMAPSIELSDGRMVATMMSAGVALYPDHASDASGLLRAADAAMYRAKRTRPGSWQLAEGVAGPV